A single region of the Enterobacter cloacae complex sp. R_G8 genome encodes:
- the glyS gene encoding glycine--tRNA ligase subunit beta has protein sequence MSEKTFLVEIGTEELPPKALRSLAESFAANVTAELDNAGLAHGKIEWFAAPRRLALKVANLAASQPDREVEKRGPAIAQAFDAEGKPSKAAEGWARGCGITVDQAERLTTDKGEWLLYRAHVKGERAEALLPDMIATSLAKLPIPKLMRWGASDVHFVRPVHTVTLLLGDTVIPATILGVASDRVIRGHRFMGEPEFTIDNADQYPQILLERGKVIADYEQRKAKIKADAEEAARKIGGNADLSDSLLEEVTSLVEWPVVLTAKFEEKFLAVPAEALVYTMKGDQKYFPVYANDGKLLPNFIFVANIESKDPQQIISGNEKVVRPRLADAEFFFNTDRKKRLEDNLPRLQTVLFQQQLGTLRDKTDRIAELSGWIAREIGADVNHATRAGLLSKCDLMTNMVFEFTDTQGVMGMHYARHDGEAEDVAVALNEQYQPRFAGDELPSNPVACAVAIADKMDTLAGIFGIGQHPKGDKDPFALRRAALGVLRIIVEKNLNLDLQTLTEEAVRLYGDKLTNANVVDDVIDFMLGRFRAWYQDEGYTVDTIQAVLARRPTRPADFDARMKAVSHFRTLEAASALAAANKRVSNILAKSDETLNERVNAATLKEPEEIALAMQVVVLRDKLEPYFAEGRYQEALVELAELRDVIDAFFEKVMVNVEDKDLRINRLSMLEKLRELFLRVADISLLQ, from the coding sequence ATGTCTGAGAAAACTTTCCTGGTGGAAATTGGCACTGAAGAGCTGCCACCAAAAGCCCTGCGCAGCCTGGCTGAATCTTTTGCTGCGAACGTGACTGCCGAGCTGGATAACGCTGGCCTGGCGCACGGTAAAATTGAATGGTTTGCTGCTCCGCGTCGTCTGGCGCTGAAAGTGGCTAACCTGGCGGCGTCACAGCCGGATCGTGAAGTGGAAAAACGTGGCCCGGCGATTGCCCAGGCGTTCGACGCGGAAGGCAAACCAAGCAAAGCCGCAGAAGGCTGGGCGCGTGGTTGCGGCATCACCGTTGACCAGGCCGAGCGTCTGACCACGGATAAAGGCGAATGGCTGCTGTATCGCGCTCACGTAAAAGGTGAACGCGCCGAAGCGCTGCTGCCAGACATGATCGCCACTTCGCTGGCTAAGCTGCCCATTCCTAAGCTGATGCGCTGGGGCGCGTCCGACGTACACTTCGTGCGTCCGGTACACACCGTGACCCTGCTGCTGGGCGACACCGTTATTCCGGCGACCATTCTGGGCGTGGCATCCGATCGCGTGATTCGCGGACACCGCTTCATGGGCGAGCCAGAGTTCACCATCGACAATGCCGACCAGTATCCGCAGATCCTGCTGGAGCGCGGTAAAGTCATTGCTGACTACGAACAGCGTAAAGCCAAAATCAAAGCCGATGCAGAAGAGGCGGCGCGCAAGATTGGCGGTAACGCTGACCTGAGCGACAGCCTGCTGGAAGAGGTCACCTCGCTGGTGGAATGGCCGGTTGTGCTGACCGCGAAGTTTGAAGAGAAATTCCTCGCGGTTCCGGCAGAAGCGCTGGTGTACACCATGAAGGGTGACCAGAAATACTTCCCGGTTTATGCCAACGACGGCAAGCTGCTGCCAAACTTTATCTTCGTGGCGAACATCGAATCGAAAGATCCGCAGCAGATTATCTCCGGTAACGAGAAAGTGGTACGTCCACGTCTGGCGGATGCGGAGTTCTTCTTCAATACCGACCGTAAAAAGCGTCTGGAAGATAACCTGCCGCGCCTGCAGACCGTGCTGTTCCAGCAGCAGCTGGGTACGCTGCGCGACAAGACCGACCGTATCGCGGAGCTGTCCGGCTGGATCGCCCGTGAAATTGGCGCGGACGTTAACCATGCCACCCGTGCGGGCCTGCTCTCCAAGTGTGACCTGATGACCAACATGGTGTTCGAATTTACCGACACCCAGGGCGTCATGGGCATGCACTACGCGCGTCACGATGGCGAAGCGGAAGATGTGGCGGTAGCCCTGAACGAGCAGTATCAGCCGCGCTTTGCAGGTGATGAACTGCCGTCTAACCCGGTAGCTTGTGCGGTCGCGATTGCTGATAAGATGGACACCCTGGCGGGTATCTTCGGTATCGGTCAGCACCCGAAAGGGGATAAAGACCCGTTCGCGCTGCGTCGTGCGGCGCTGGGCGTGCTGCGTATCATCGTTGAGAAGAACCTGAACCTCGATCTGCAGACTCTGACCGAAGAAGCGGTGCGTCTGTACGGTGACAAGCTGACCAATGCCAACGTGGTGGATGACGTGATCGACTTTATGCTCGGTCGCTTCCGCGCGTGGTATCAGGACGAAGGTTACACCGTGGATACCATTCAGGCGGTGCTGGCGCGTCGTCCAACGCGTCCGGCTGACTTCGATGCGCGTATGAAGGCGGTTTCTCACTTCCGTACGCTGGAAGCGGCATCTGCTCTGGCGGCGGCGAACAAGCGTGTCTCCAACATTCTGGCGAAATCTGACGAAACGCTGAACGAGCGTGTGAACGCCGCGACGTTGAAAGAGCCGGAAGAGATCGCCCTGGCGATGCAGGTTGTGGTGCTGCGTGACAAGCTGGAGCCATACTTCGCAGAAGGCCGTTACCAGGAAGCGTTGGTAGAGCTGGCGGAGCTGCGTGACGTTATCGACGCCTTCTTCGAGAAAGTG
- the glyQ gene encoding glycine--tRNA ligase subunit alpha: MQKFDTKTFQGLILTLQDYWARQGCTIVQPLDMEVGAGTSHPMTSLRALGPEPMATAYVQPSRRPTDGRYGENPNRLQHYYQFQVVIKPSPDNIQELYLGSLKELGMDPTIHDIRFVEDNWENPTLGAWGLGWEVWLNGMEVTQFTYFQQVGGLECKPITGEITYGLERLAMYIQGVDSVYDLVWSDGPLGKTTYGDVFHQNEVEQSTYNFEYADVDFLFTCFEQYEKEAQQLLALETPLPLPAYERILKAAHSFNLLDARKAISVTERQRYILRIRTLTKAVAEAYYASREALGFPMCNRNK; the protein is encoded by the coding sequence ATGCAAAAGTTTGATACCAAGACCTTCCAGGGCCTGATCCTGACCTTACAGGATTACTGGGCTCGCCAGGGCTGCACCATTGTTCAACCTTTGGACATGGAAGTCGGCGCAGGCACCTCACACCCGATGACCAGCTTACGCGCGTTGGGGCCAGAGCCAATGGCGACTGCTTATGTGCAGCCTTCCCGTCGTCCGACCGATGGCCGTTACGGCGAAAACCCAAACCGTCTGCAGCACTACTATCAGTTCCAGGTGGTGATTAAGCCATCGCCAGACAATATTCAGGAACTGTACCTTGGGTCACTGAAAGAGCTGGGTATGGATCCAACCATTCACGACATTCGTTTCGTGGAAGATAACTGGGAAAACCCAACGCTGGGTGCCTGGGGTCTGGGTTGGGAAGTGTGGCTGAACGGCATGGAAGTGACGCAGTTCACCTACTTCCAGCAGGTTGGCGGTCTGGAATGTAAACCGATTACGGGTGAAATCACCTACGGTCTGGAACGTCTGGCCATGTACATTCAGGGCGTAGACAGCGTTTACGACCTGGTCTGGAGCGACGGCCCGCTGGGTAAAACCACTTACGGCGACGTGTTCCATCAGAACGAAGTGGAGCAATCCACCTATAACTTCGAATACGCGGACGTGGACTTCCTGTTCACCTGCTTCGAGCAGTACGAGAAAGAAGCGCAGCAGCTTCTGGCGCTGGAGACTCCGCTGCCGCTGCCTGCCTACGAGCGTATTCTGAAGGCCGCCCACAGCTTCAACCTGCTGGACGCCCGCAAAGCGATCTCCGTGACTGAACGTCAGCGCTACATTCTGCGTATTCGCACCCTGACCAAAGCCGTTGCAGAAGCGTACTATGCGTCCCGTGAAGCCCTTGGCTTCCCGATGTGCAACCGAAACAAATAA
- a CDS encoding YsaB family lipoprotein produces MMMKRVGSLFLLVVLAGCSAPQEAPVQKAQQGKISPERSLNMEQLCKDQAAHRYNLDAQKIDVIGFERFQGSYELRGHTSRKEGFVCSFDADGQFLHLSMR; encoded by the coding sequence ATGATGATGAAGCGTGTGGGGTCACTCTTTCTGCTGGTGGTACTGGCCGGATGTAGTGCGCCTCAGGAAGCACCGGTGCAAAAAGCGCAGCAGGGCAAGATCAGCCCGGAACGCTCCCTGAATATGGAACAGCTGTGTAAAGATCAGGCGGCTCATCGCTATAACCTGGACGCGCAGAAAATTGATGTCATCGGCTTTGAGCGCTTTCAGGGCAGCTATGAGCTGCGGGGCCATACTTCTCGTAAAGAGGGCTTTGTCTGCTCGTTTGATGCGGACGGCCAGTTTTTGCATCTCTCCATGCGCTAA
- a CDS encoding acyltransferase has translation MQSKINWIDNLRGIACLMVVMIHATTWYVTNAHSISPVDWDIANILNSASRVSVPLFFMISGFLFFGERSAQPRHFIRIAACLGFYSAVALIYITLFTSINPGLSLKYLLQKPVFYHLWFFFAIIVIYLVSPLIQVKNVSGKMLLALMVVIGIIANPNTVSQKIDGFEWLPVNLYINGDTFYYVIYGMLGRAIGMMDTQKRGINWLCGALFIIGVIVISRGTLHELQWRGNFADTWYLYCGPMVFICAVSLLTLVKNTLNARPLPVLGFISRHSLGIYGFHALVIHALRTRGVELKSWPVVDIVWIFSVTLVLSLLLSMLLQKVDTRRFVS, from the coding sequence ATGCAGTCAAAAATTAACTGGATTGATAATCTGCGAGGAATAGCGTGTCTGATGGTGGTTATGATCCACGCGACGACATGGTATGTCACAAACGCACACAGTATCAGCCCCGTTGACTGGGATATCGCGAATATTCTCAACTCCGCGTCGCGCGTGAGCGTGCCGCTGTTCTTTATGATTTCCGGTTTTCTCTTTTTTGGCGAGCGTAGCGCGCAACCGCGACACTTCATCCGCATCGCCGCATGCCTGGGGTTTTATAGCGCCGTCGCGCTGATTTACATCACGCTATTCACCTCAATTAACCCCGGCCTGTCACTCAAATATCTGCTGCAAAAGCCGGTGTTTTATCACCTGTGGTTTTTCTTCGCCATTATCGTTATCTACCTGGTATCACCGTTGATTCAGGTAAAAAACGTCAGCGGAAAGATGCTTCTGGCGCTGATGGTGGTGATTGGCATCATCGCCAACCCGAATACCGTCTCACAAAAAATTGACGGTTTTGAGTGGCTGCCGGTAAACCTTTACATCAATGGCGATACCTTTTACTACGTAATTTACGGCATGCTGGGACGTGCTATCGGCATGATGGATACTCAAAAGCGCGGTATCAACTGGCTATGTGGGGCGTTGTTTATCATCGGCGTGATTGTCATTTCACGCGGGACGTTGCATGAGCTGCAATGGCGCGGCAATTTTGCTGATACCTGGTATCTGTACTGCGGGCCGATGGTCTTCATCTGTGCCGTTTCCCTGCTGACGCTCGTTAAAAACACCCTGAACGCGCGCCCTCTTCCCGTGCTGGGTTTTATCTCGCGGCACTCGCTGGGCATTTACGGCTTTCACGCGCTGGTGATCCATGCGCTACGCACGAGAGGCGTTGAACTCAAAAGCTGGCCAGTGGTGGATATCGTCTGGATTTTCTCCGTCACACTGGTCTTAAGCCTGCTGCTGTCGATGCTGCTACAGAAGGTAGACACCCGCCGCTTCGTCAGTTGA
- a CDS encoding GlxA family transcriptional regulator, protein MRIDVWFVMLPGVLSLDMTGPAETFVLAGDAFRLHYIGPQPEVQTSIGLMMSGITPLPERLPEGSLLVLPGVSDSRVQFSTPQAMQIQHWLMRLQPAIQRQDITVMCVCSGALLAAKSGLLNNRQCTTHHEVIGRLRAAAPTATIKENRIFVQDENVWTSAGITSGIDLALHMINRLCGPERALAVAREMVVWFRRSGDDPQLSPWLRYRNHLHPAIHRAQDALTADPQKAWNVPDIAALAHVSPRHLTRLFQTHLGISVRDYLEQLRLAVAEQWLLQGRGVEQASLAAGFSSPRQFHRARQRVVN, encoded by the coding sequence ATGCGCATCGACGTTTGGTTCGTTATGTTGCCCGGGGTGTTGTCATTAGACATGACCGGCCCGGCAGAAACCTTTGTCCTGGCAGGCGATGCCTTTCGTTTGCATTACATTGGCCCGCAACCTGAGGTTCAAACGTCGATTGGTTTGATGATGAGCGGTATCACGCCATTGCCGGAAAGGCTTCCGGAAGGGAGCCTGCTGGTTCTGCCCGGTGTAAGCGACTCCCGCGTTCAGTTTTCTACGCCGCAGGCGATGCAGATCCAGCACTGGCTGATGCGCCTGCAGCCGGCTATTCAGCGCCAGGATATCACCGTGATGTGCGTCTGTTCAGGGGCATTGCTGGCAGCAAAATCAGGGCTGCTGAACAACCGGCAGTGCACAACGCATCATGAAGTTATCGGGCGTTTACGTGCAGCCGCCCCCACGGCGACGATCAAAGAGAACCGGATATTCGTGCAGGATGAGAATGTCTGGACCAGCGCAGGGATCACCTCGGGTATCGACCTGGCGCTGCATATGATTAACCGCCTGTGCGGCCCAGAAAGGGCCCTGGCTGTGGCGCGCGAGATGGTGGTCTGGTTCCGCCGGTCCGGGGACGATCCGCAGCTATCGCCATGGTTACGCTACCGCAATCATCTTCATCCGGCTATCCATCGTGCTCAGGATGCGCTGACCGCAGACCCACAAAAAGCCTGGAACGTGCCGGATATTGCCGCGCTGGCGCATGTCAGCCCGCGCCATTTAACCCGCCTGTTCCAGACGCATTTGGGGATAAGCGTTCGTGATTACCTGGAACAGCTGCGTCTGGCGGTGGCGGAGCAGTGGTTATTGCAGGGGCGTGGCGTGGAGCAGGCCTCCCTGGCGGCAGGGTTTTCCTCCCCGCGCCAGTTTCATCGGGCCCGACAGCGCGTCGTCAACTGA
- a CDS encoding isochorismatase family protein, whose product MSRIALINIDTQQSFHHRDYWQEQDMPAFQQAMLGLIEGCQSRGIPVVDIFHVDENGPFSLQSGYVKPMAFLRHQPDVVFQKHVHNAFTDTGLDRWLRERDINQLIVCGIRTEQCCETTARVASDLGYAVTFVSEATLTFPMTYKGITLSAAEIRHRTETVLSGRFAGIKTVAETLESL is encoded by the coding sequence ATGTCACGTATTGCATTAATCAACATCGATACCCAACAGTCTTTTCATCACCGCGATTACTGGCAGGAGCAAGATATGCCGGCCTTTCAGCAGGCAATGCTGGGGCTGATAGAAGGCTGTCAATCACGCGGCATTCCCGTCGTCGATATTTTCCATGTGGATGAAAACGGCCCTTTCTCACTGCAAAGCGGCTACGTCAAACCGATGGCCTTTTTACGTCATCAACCGGATGTGGTTTTCCAGAAACACGTCCATAATGCCTTCACGGACACGGGCCTGGATCGCTGGCTGCGCGAGCGTGATATCAACCAGCTGATCGTGTGCGGCATTCGCACTGAACAGTGCTGCGAAACCACCGCACGGGTGGCATCCGATCTGGGTTATGCTGTGACCTTTGTTAGCGAGGCAACGCTGACGTTTCCCATGACGTACAAGGGAATTACCCTTAGCGCAGCGGAAATTCGTCATCGTACCGAAACGGTACTGTCTGGGCGTTTTGCCGGAATTAAAACGGTAGCGGAGACGCTGGAGTCACTGTAA
- the xylB gene encoding xylulokinase, whose translation MYIGIDLGTSGVKAILLSEQGDVLATQTEKLQVSRPHPLWSEQDPEQWWLATDRAIKALGEQHSLREVTALGIAGQMHGATLLDSQHRVLRPAILWNDGRCAEECVLLEERVPASRDITGNLMMPGFTAPKLLWVQRHEPAIFRQVAKVLLPKDYLRFRMTGDFASDMSDAAGTMWLDVAKRDWSEAMLDACHLTREHMPALFEGSEITGTLQSAVAERWNMPAVPVVAGGGDNAAGAVGVGMVDAGQAMLSLGTSGVYFAVSDGYRSNPESAVHSFCHALPGKWHLMSVMLSAASCLDWAAKLTGMADVPALITAAQQADENAGTVWFLPYLSGERTPHNNPEAKGVFFGLTHQHGPAELARAVLEGVGYALADGMDVVHDCGLKPASITLIGGGARSSYWRQMLSDISGLQLDYRTGGDVGPALGAARLAQIAMNPEKPLSQLLPQLTLEQAHLPDATRHARYAERRDVFRKIYQQLLPLMS comes from the coding sequence ATGTATATCGGGATTGATCTTGGCACATCGGGTGTGAAAGCCATCCTCTTAAGCGAGCAGGGTGACGTGTTAGCAACGCAGACTGAAAAACTGCAGGTTTCGCGTCCGCATCCGTTATGGTCGGAACAGGACCCGGAGCAGTGGTGGCTGGCGACGGATCGCGCAATCAAGGCCTTAGGTGAACAGCACAGTCTGCGTGAGGTCACCGCGCTGGGTATCGCCGGACAGATGCACGGCGCTACGCTGCTGGACAGCCAGCATCGCGTGCTGCGCCCTGCGATCCTCTGGAATGATGGCCGCTGTGCGGAAGAGTGCGTACTCCTTGAAGAGCGAGTGCCTGCGTCCCGTGACATCACCGGCAACCTGATGATGCCCGGCTTCACCGCGCCGAAGCTCCTCTGGGTGCAACGCCATGAGCCGGCGATTTTCCGTCAGGTGGCGAAGGTCTTACTGCCAAAAGATTATCTGCGTTTTCGCATGACGGGGGATTTTGCCAGCGACATGTCCGACGCCGCCGGCACCATGTGGCTCGACGTGGCGAAACGCGACTGGAGCGAGGCGATGCTGGATGCCTGTCATCTCACCCGTGAGCATATGCCCGCACTCTTTGAAGGCAGCGAAATTACCGGCACCTTACAGTCCGCCGTTGCGGAACGCTGGAATATGCCTGCTGTGCCGGTGGTGGCCGGCGGTGGGGATAACGCGGCGGGCGCCGTGGGTGTCGGGATGGTTGATGCGGGGCAAGCCATGCTGTCTCTCGGCACCTCTGGCGTCTATTTTGCCGTCAGCGACGGGTATCGCAGCAACCCGGAAAGTGCGGTGCACAGTTTCTGCCATGCGCTGCCAGGAAAATGGCATTTGATGTCAGTGATGCTCAGTGCAGCGTCTTGCCTGGACTGGGCGGCGAAGCTGACCGGGATGGCCGATGTTCCGGCATTGATTACCGCAGCACAGCAGGCGGATGAAAATGCCGGTACCGTCTGGTTTTTACCGTATCTCTCCGGTGAGCGTACGCCGCACAACAACCCGGAAGCGAAAGGGGTGTTTTTTGGTTTAACCCATCAGCACGGTCCTGCGGAACTGGCGCGTGCGGTTCTGGAAGGCGTGGGCTATGCGCTGGCGGACGGAATGGACGTGGTCCATGACTGCGGCCTGAAACCAGCAAGCATCACCCTGATCGGCGGTGGCGCACGTAGCAGCTACTGGCGCCAGATGCTTTCTGATATCAGTGGATTGCAGCTGGACTATCGTACCGGGGGCGATGTAGGCCCGGCGCTGGGTGCCGCGCGGCTGGCGCAGATAGCCATGAACCCGGAAAAACCGCTTTCGCAACTGTTGCCACAGCTCACGCTGGAACAGGCTCATCTGCCCGACGCAACTCGCCACGCGCGATATGCTGAAAGGCGCGATGTGTTCCGCAAAATCTATCAGCAGTTGCTGCCGCTGATGTCATAA
- the xylA gene encoding xylose isomerase produces MQAYFDQLDRVRYEGPKTTNPLAFRHYNPDELVLGKRMEDHLRFAACYWHTFCWNGADMFGVGSFDRPWQQPGEAIELAKRKADVAFEFFHKLNVPYYCFHDVDVSPEGASLKEYLNNFAQMVDVLAAKQQQSGVKLLWGTANCFTNPRYGAGAATNPDPEVFSWAATQVVTAMNATHQLGGENYVLWGGREGYETLLNTDLRQEREQIGRFMQMVVEHKHKIGFRGTLLIEPKPQEPTKHQYDYDVATVYGFLKQFGLEKEIKVNIEANHATLAGHSFHHEIASAIALGIFGSVDANRGDAQLGWDTDQFPNSVEENALVMYEIIKAGGFTTGGLNFDAKVRRQSTDKYDLFYGHIGAMDTMALALKVAARMIEDGELDKRVAKRYSGWNSELGQQILKGQLSLAEIAKYAEQHQLAPQHQSGHQELLENLVNHYLFDK; encoded by the coding sequence ATGCAAGCTTATTTCGACCAACTCGATCGTGTTCGTTACGAAGGCCCGAAAACGACCAATCCTTTAGCATTTCGTCACTACAACCCGGATGAGCTGGTGCTGGGTAAGCGCATGGAAGATCATCTGCGCTTTGCCGCCTGTTACTGGCATACCTTCTGCTGGAACGGCGCCGATATGTTCGGTGTGGGTTCCTTTGACCGTCCGTGGCAACAGCCGGGAGAGGCTATCGAGCTGGCGAAACGCAAAGCGGATGTGGCATTTGAATTCTTCCACAAGCTGAACGTGCCGTATTACTGCTTCCATGACGTGGATGTGTCGCCGGAAGGCGCATCGCTGAAAGAGTACCTGAACAACTTTGCGCAGATGGTGGATGTGCTGGCGGCGAAGCAGCAGCAAAGTGGCGTGAAGCTGCTTTGGGGCACGGCTAACTGCTTCACGAACCCTCGCTATGGTGCCGGGGCAGCAACTAACCCGGATCCGGAAGTGTTTAGCTGGGCGGCAACTCAGGTCGTGACCGCAATGAACGCCACGCATCAGTTGGGCGGCGAGAACTATGTTCTGTGGGGCGGCCGTGAGGGTTACGAAACCCTGCTGAATACCGACCTGCGTCAGGAGCGCGAGCAGATTGGCCGCTTCATGCAGATGGTGGTTGAACATAAGCATAAAATCGGTTTCCGCGGCACGCTGCTGATTGAACCGAAGCCACAGGAACCAACCAAGCACCAGTACGATTACGACGTCGCGACCGTGTACGGCTTCCTGAAGCAGTTCGGCCTGGAAAAAGAGATTAAAGTTAACATTGAAGCCAACCATGCCACCCTGGCGGGTCACTCTTTCCATCACGAAATTGCGTCTGCCATTGCGCTGGGCATCTTCGGCTCGGTCGATGCTAACCGTGGTGATGCGCAGCTGGGCTGGGATACCGACCAGTTCCCGAACAGCGTGGAAGAGAATGCGCTGGTGATGTATGAAATCATCAAAGCGGGTGGTTTCACTACCGGCGGCCTGAACTTTGACGCCAAAGTGCGTCGTCAGAGCACCGATAAATACGATCTGTTCTATGGCCACATTGGCGCGATGGATACCATGGCGCTGGCACTGAAAGTCGCTGCGCGCATGATTGAAGACGGTGAGCTGGATAAACGTGTCGCGAAGCGTTATAGCGGCTGGAACAGTGAACTGGGCCAGCAAATTTTGAAAGGCCAGTTATCGCTGGCGGAAATCGCGAAGTACGCTGAACAACATCAGCTGGCGCCGCAGCACCAGAGCGGACACCAGGAACTGCTGGAAAATCTGGTCAATCACTACCTGTTCGACAAGTAA
- the xylF gene encoding D-xylose ABC transporter substrate-binding protein — MKIKNLTLTLCTTLLLASFAGHAKEVKIGMAIDDLRLERWQKDRDIFVKKAESLGASVFVQSANGNEETQMSQIENMINRGVDVLVIIPYNGQVLSNVVKEAKQEGIKVLAYDRMINNADIDYYISFDNEKVGELQAKSLVDKVPQGNYFLMGGSPVDNNAKLFREGQMKVLKPYIDSGKIKVVGDQWADGWLPENALKIMENALTANNNKIDAVVASNDATAGGAIQALSAQGLAGKVAISGQDADLAGVKRIIAGTQTMTVYKPITELANTAAEIAVELGNGKQPKADATLNNGLKDVPARLLTPIEVNKENIDATVIKDGFHKKSEL, encoded by the coding sequence ATGAAGATAAAGAACCTGACCCTAACGCTCTGCACTACTCTCCTCCTTGCAAGCTTTGCAGGACATGCCAAAGAGGTCAAAATTGGCATGGCGATTGATGACCTGCGTCTGGAACGCTGGCAAAAAGATCGCGATATTTTTGTTAAAAAAGCGGAATCACTTGGCGCAAGTGTGTTTGTGCAGTCTGCAAATGGCAACGAAGAAACGCAGATGTCGCAAATTGAGAATATGATTAACCGTGGCGTTGATGTACTGGTCATTATCCCTTATAACGGCCAGGTATTAAGCAACGTCGTGAAAGAAGCGAAACAAGAAGGGATAAAAGTCCTGGCCTATGACCGCATGATTAATAATGCGGACATTGATTATTATATTTCGTTCGACAATGAAAAAGTGGGTGAACTGCAAGCCAAAAGTCTGGTTGATAAAGTGCCGCAGGGCAATTATTTCCTGATGGGCGGCTCGCCGGTGGATAACAACGCCAAACTGTTCCGCGAAGGCCAGATGAAAGTCCTCAAGCCGTATATCGACAGCGGCAAGATTAAAGTGGTTGGCGATCAGTGGGCGGACGGCTGGTTGCCTGAAAATGCGCTGAAAATTATGGAAAACGCGCTAACCGCGAATAACAACAAAATTGATGCCGTCGTCGCCTCCAACGACGCCACAGCCGGGGGTGCCATTCAGGCGCTGAGCGCCCAAGGGCTGGCCGGGAAAGTGGCCATTTCAGGTCAGGATGCGGATCTCGCCGGTGTCAAACGCATCATCGCGGGCACCCAGACCATGACGGTGTATAAGCCCATCACTGAACTGGCCAACACGGCTGCAGAGATCGCCGTAGAGCTGGGGAACGGTAAACAACCGAAAGCCGACGCGACGCTGAACAACGGTCTGAAAGATGTGCCGGCTCGCCTGCTCACGCCAATTGAAGTCAATAAAGAGAACATTGACGCCACCGTCATCAAAGACGGTTTCCACAAGAAGAGTGAACTGTAA